The following proteins come from a genomic window of bacterium:
- a CDS encoding glycosyltransferase, translated as MNKDFSISVIIPVLNEEHHISPCLDSILSQTRRHIEVIVVDNGSTDGTAKIVERFSNRDGRVRLVKEGRKGVVYARNRGIEEACGDFIAFTDADCVAVVSWLGSLVRHFDESGIASVRGPNVLPREDTNTGNIIKETFTFFLPFGRKYCDFGHSSRQVDFNPSCNVMYRKEALRKTGLFSPDMYPLEDEEMAARLRKTGYQVLCDPDAIVYHYKKTEISDVFKLAYRFGKSRASFLKKGSEPGIFRWSAIAVSFNVVILALICLLFSPKTVFMSLTLLSLILALLIGLSLMIARKTKIMDFPVYFFFVLLIVTGWNTGFIVKLFAPNRKS; from the coding sequence ATGAATAAAGATTTCTCCATTTCAGTGATAATACCGGTGCTTAATGAGGAACATCATATATCACCATGCCTTGATTCCATCCTGAGCCAGACAAGAAGGCACATAGAAGTTATTGTAGTGGATAACGGGTCTACGGATGGCACGGCGAAGATAGTTGAGAGGTTTTCCAACAGGGACGGAAGGGTTCGTCTTGTGAAAGAAGGCAGGAAAGGCGTTGTGTATGCAAGGAACAGAGGCATTGAAGAAGCCTGCGGGGATTTTATAGCTTTTACCGATGCGGACTGTGTTGCCGTAGTAAGCTGGCTTGGTTCTCTTGTAAGGCATTTTGATGAATCCGGGATCGCTTCCGTCAGGGGTCCGAATGTTTTACCGAGGGAAGATACCAATACGGGTAATATTATAAAAGAAACATTTACATTTTTCCTCCCTTTCGGGAGAAAATACTGTGATTTCGGACACAGCTCCAGGCAGGTGGATTTCAACCCCTCATGCAACGTTATGTACAGAAAAGAGGCATTACGGAAAACAGGCCTGTTCAGCCCCGATATGTATCCTCTTGAGGATGAAGAGATGGCGGCGCGCCTGAGAAAAACGGGGTATCAGGTATTGTGTGACCCTGATGCAATAGTTTATCACTACAAGAAAACGGAAATAAGCGATGTTTTTAAACTGGCCTACCGGTTCGGAAAAAGCCGCGCGTCATTTCTCAAAAAAGGGTCCGAACCCGGCATATTCCGCTGGTCTGCGATTGCCGTGTCATTCAATGTAGTCATTCTGGCTTTGATATGCCTGCTGTTCAGCCCGAAAACAGTTTTTATGTCTTTAACCCTGCTTTCATTGATCCTGGCGCTGTTAATAGGGCTATCGTTAATGATAGCGAGAAAAACAAAAATTATGGATTTTCCTGTTTATTTTTTCTTTGTTTTGCTCATCGTTACGGGGTGGAATACGGGCTTTATCGTAAAGCTGTTTGCGCCAAACCGCAAATCATGA
- the queD gene encoding 6-carboxytetrahydropterin synthase QueD, with amino-acid sequence MHELSVKTFFSSAHSLNGYKGPCSNMHGHNWDVEVFIRCRSLDEMGMVRDFRELKDIISEVVSEFDHKNLNELECFSDKNPTAENIARLLFSMLSGKINDKRIKVSKITVKESSKTGVSYWED; translated from the coding sequence ATGCATGAATTAAGCGTAAAGACATTTTTTTCCTCGGCCCATAGCCTTAACGGTTATAAAGGCCCGTGCAGTAATATGCACGGGCACAACTGGGATGTGGAGGTCTTTATAAGATGCCGCAGCCTTGATGAAATGGGAATGGTCAGGGATTTCAGGGAATTGAAAGATATAATATCTGAAGTTGTATCTGAATTTGACCATAAGAATTTGAACGAACTCGAATGTTTTTCCGATAAAAATCCGACCGCGGAAAATATTGCCCGCCTTCTGTTTTCGATGTTATCCGGGAAAATCAATGATAAAAGGATTAAAGTATCGAAGATAACGGTCAAAGAATCTTCAAAAACAGGGGTTTCATATTGGGAAGACTGA
- a CDS encoding radical SAM protein — protein MGRLKVNEIFKSIQGESSHAGEPCVFVRLAGCNLRCGFCDTRYAYEKGVYLNAETLVKKVLRYKPGLVCITGGEPLIQKDIFCVIDELIRCGKKIIIETNGSACIKNINKKATIVMDIKCPLSGQSGSFFAKNMEYIKSEDEIKFVISGRKDYLWAKRVVKKIEGKKCNILFSPAYGLLKASDLAGWILEDDLKVRLNLQLHKVIWPNRTRGV, from the coding sequence TTGGGAAGACTGAAGGTAAATGAAATATTTAAGAGCATTCAGGGGGAGTCAAGCCATGCGGGGGAGCCGTGTGTTTTTGTCAGGCTTGCAGGATGCAACCTCAGATGCGGTTTTTGTGACACGCGCTATGCATACGAAAAAGGAGTGTATTTAAACGCCGAAACGCTTGTAAAAAAAGTATTAAGGTATAAACCCGGTCTTGTATGTATAACCGGAGGCGAACCGTTAATCCAGAAAGATATATTTTGCGTTATTGACGAACTAATACGCTGCGGGAAAAAGATAATAATAGAAACCAACGGTTCCGCCTGCATTAAAAATATAAATAAAAAGGCAACAATAGTAATGGATATAAAGTGCCCCCTGAGCGGGCAATCAGGAAGTTTTTTTGCGAAAAACATGGAGTATATTAAAAGTGAAGATGAGATAAAATTTGTCATTTCCGGACGTAAAGATTACCTGTGGGCTAAACGCGTGGTGAAAAAAATTGAAGGGAAAAAATGCAATATACTGTTTTCTCCGGCGTATGGCCTTCTAAAAGCTTCGGACCTTGCGGGATGGATATTGGAAGATGATTTAAAAGTGCGCCTGAACCTGCAGCTCCATAAGGTAATATGGCCTAACAGGACCAGGGGTGTTTGA
- the queC gene encoding 7-cyano-7-deazaguanine synthase QueC: MGKKAVVLLSGGLDSATVAAMAKSGGFDIYALTFDYGQRHKTEIACAKRIAAAVKARKHMVFRLDMRKIGGSALTSGAKVPKRRKTGSMPYTVPSTYVPARNTIFLSVALAWAETIGSKDIFIGVNAVDYSGYPDCRPEYLRAYEKMAALAVKPAGKSRIKVHSPLVKMKKSDIIRTGAALGVDFSKTHSCYDPVMKSTACGECDSCIIRKNGFKEAGIKDPLRYAK; encoded by the coding sequence ATGGGAAAAAAGGCGGTGGTTTTATTGAGCGGAGGATTGGATTCGGCTACAGTCGCCGCGATGGCCAAATCAGGGGGATTTGACATATACGCCCTGACTTTTGATTACGGCCAGCGCCACAAAACAGAAATTGCCTGCGCAAAACGAATTGCGGCAGCGGTAAAAGCGAGAAAGCATATGGTCTTCCGCCTTGATATGAGGAAGATAGGAGGGTCTGCCCTGACTTCAGGCGCTAAGGTTCCCAAGAGGAGAAAAACAGGAAGCATGCCCTATACCGTACCTTCTACATATGTTCCCGCGAGAAACACGATATTCCTTTCGGTTGCGCTGGCATGGGCCGAAACCATAGGCTCGAAAGACATATTTATCGGGGTAAATGCCGTTGATTACAGCGGTTATCCCGACTGCAGGCCGGAATATCTGAGAGCGTATGAAAAGATGGCCGCGCTGGCGGTTAAGCCTGCAGGCAAAAGCAGGATAAAAGTACACAGCCCGCTCGTTAAAATGAAGAAATCTGATATAATCAGGACAGGCGCGGCTCTTGGCGTGGATTTTTCAAAAACACACAGTTGTTATGACCCGGTCATGAAATCAACCGCCTGCGGAGAGTGTGACTCATGTATTATAAGGAAAAACGGGTTTAAGGAAGCGGGGATCAAAGATCCTCTGAGGTATGCCAAATGA
- the queF gene encoding preQ(1) synthase — translation MKKARLKNLTLLGKAKTVYPKSPDNAGLETFANIISRDYNVKFETDEFTSICPVTGQPDFARIEIEYIPAEKCIESKSLKLYLFSFRNVGMFAEDIANRILDDIVKTAKPKKAKVTAMFKARGGIGITVEAKHDF, via the coding sequence ATGAAGAAAGCAAGGCTGAAAAACTTAACGCTGCTGGGAAAAGCAAAAACGGTTTATCCGAAATCCCCCGATAATGCCGGGCTCGAGACATTCGCCAATATAATAAGCAGAGATTATAATGTAAAATTCGAAACAGATGAATTCACTTCCATATGCCCTGTCACCGGCCAGCCTGATTTTGCCAGAATAGAAATAGAATATATCCCGGCTGAGAAATGCATAGAATCCAAATCACTGAAACTGTATCTTTTTTCTTTCAGAAATGTCGGGATGTTTGCGGAGGATATTGCCAACAGGATTCTGGATGATATCGTTAAGACGGCGAAGCCGAAAAAGGCAAAGGTTACGGCGATGTTCAAAGCGCGGGGCGGCATCGGCATAACCGTTGAAGCGAAACATGATTTTTGA
- a CDS encoding exodeoxyribonuclease V subunit gamma, with protein MLSRETIEIFPSPLAVSEYIRRMGKEIYFNHTFYTFGKILLNLAAELLEERFITDFEKEIILKRICSGYFKTRKKNYFYPVFSKPGFIKDLKKSVKTLKKAGVTPEILKKHIGNSKREKLSLKRLTDFYNIYSEYCSSCRDYDDMGWLVIDALGKMADMAPFLRGIKKVVVRPRYQLTNVQLKLLEIFADKGIKVSVYFPCDESNAAFEAGIFPCRCLKQMDSGNIRVDNTVSGSARQPSDLAFVQKNLFRAVNNEAKATDGSISVIEAADRNSEVREIALRIKKYLCGDEYLKPSDIVVIAKKISLYDDYIRQHFNRAKIPYYFRRGRQLQRANFYKDLMLVLSMAEEYFPRENIARIIAAPYFTDIGIDKDVAGLILCLCGYLSADNKPVDGCLNWLAGKGGETKDFINSGIDIQDVKTLNEFLCGLIRDISFEAERTAKDFSKWLRNFISRYYIRNMIEDEVSAVCGLLDKIDACPDNIMGSSLVSAARFKEMIESLAEREVIHEKNNLNAVKILTPFDTDGMNFKIGVFCGMAEGEFPSRKTEGLILKDADIEALNRILDEKGMLPVQKSADEEITDRNIFYRSFLNISDKCIFTVPFTEETREDRKKSVFLEEIEMMFLSEKDGKMVSALEVKKIPPSSVISEPDDAASRTDLLVSIAKKSRGRKLLLQPGGLQRELEQNDSVFMRNPNVIAAGDAKNYRGFYSSEEIRRFLSDKFFQDGAFSFNATALEAFLRCPFRYFMQSLMKMRDLPRPELYIDVMDEGAIIHEVLENFCKERKGKGGERLLLDIAGGIFNSYEQNNLTGRKELWSVKKEGMTEILRNFLKLEEKSPIGPGKTEFLRAEFPFKKFVTGIRGEKIALNGYIDRIDISKTGIVYVVDYKTSRQVRSEEDFREGYLAQAALYKLVLSEKTAQKNLGIKSPAEIRACYFLLKADPFDEKAEFFSEIAVSGDWEEILFEKIMRFKKAVINMEFPARPFDRQVDCRNCEFPYFCRIAEDWGAKT; from the coding sequence ATGCTTTCTCGTGAAACAATAGAGATTTTCCCTTCCCCTCTCGCCGTTTCGGAATATATCAGGAGGATGGGAAAAGAAATCTACTTTAACCATACCTTCTATACATTCGGAAAGATCCTGCTTAATCTTGCGGCAGAGCTTCTTGAGGAGCGCTTTATAACTGACTTTGAAAAAGAGATAATCCTCAAGAGGATCTGCTCCGGTTATTTCAAAACCCGGAAAAAAAATTATTTTTATCCTGTTTTTTCAAAGCCCGGCTTCATAAAGGATTTGAAAAAAAGCGTTAAAACGCTTAAAAAGGCCGGAGTCACGCCCGAAATACTTAAAAAACACATAGGCAACAGCAAAAGGGAAAAACTTTCCCTGAAAAGGCTAACGGATTTTTACAATATTTATTCTGAATATTGCAGTTCCTGCCGTGATTATGACGATATGGGATGGCTGGTGATAGATGCCCTGGGGAAAATGGCGGACATGGCACCTTTTTTGAGGGGTATAAAGAAGGTGGTTGTGCGCCCGAGGTATCAGCTCACAAACGTGCAATTGAAACTGCTCGAAATTTTTGCCGATAAAGGAATAAAAGTTTCCGTGTATTTCCCCTGCGATGAAAGCAATGCGGCGTTTGAAGCGGGTATATTTCCATGCAGGTGCTTAAAACAGATGGATTCGGGCAATATCAGGGTTGATAACACTGTTTCGGGCAGCGCTAGGCAGCCTTCCGATTTGGCGTTTGTCCAGAAAAACCTTTTCAGGGCGGTGAATAATGAAGCAAAAGCGACAGACGGTTCAATCAGCGTAATTGAAGCCGCGGACAGGAATTCGGAAGTAAGAGAAATAGCCCTCCGCATAAAGAAATATCTTTGCGGCGACGAATATTTGAAACCTTCTGATATTGTCGTGATAGCGAAAAAAATATCGCTCTATGACGACTACATAAGACAACATTTTAACAGAGCTAAGATACCATATTATTTCAGGCGCGGGAGACAGCTGCAGCGCGCCAACTTCTACAAGGATTTAATGCTGGTGTTGTCAATGGCCGAAGAATATTTTCCCAGGGAAAATATTGCCAGGATAATCGCGGCGCCGTATTTTACCGATATAGGGATAGACAAAGATGTTGCCGGACTTATCCTTTGCCTTTGCGGATATTTGTCGGCGGACAATAAACCCGTCGACGGGTGTTTAAACTGGCTTGCCGGGAAAGGAGGGGAAACAAAAGATTTTATAAACAGCGGGATTGATATTCAGGATGTGAAAACATTGAATGAATTTCTTTGCGGGCTTATCCGGGATATTTCGTTTGAAGCTGAACGGACAGCAAAGGATTTTTCAAAATGGTTAAGAAATTTTATAAGCCGTTACTATATCAGAAATATGATTGAGGATGAAGTATCCGCGGTGTGCGGACTGCTGGATAAGATAGACGCCTGCCCGGATAATATCATGGGGTCGTCCCTTGTGAGTGCCGCCCGGTTTAAGGAAATGATAGAAAGTCTGGCCGAAAGAGAAGTCATACATGAAAAAAACAACCTGAACGCTGTAAAAATATTGACGCCTTTTGATACGGACGGCATGAATTTTAAAATAGGCGTTTTTTGCGGTATGGCAGAAGGCGAGTTCCCGTCCCGGAAAACAGAAGGCCTTATACTTAAAGACGCTGATATAGAAGCACTGAACCGCATACTGGACGAAAAAGGAATGCTGCCGGTTCAAAAATCTGCAGATGAAGAAATTACAGACAGAAATATTTTTTACAGAAGTTTTCTGAATATTTCGGACAAATGCATATTCACAGTCCCGTTTACTGAAGAGACCCGGGAAGACAGAAAAAAATCCGTATTTCTCGAAGAAATAGAAATGATGTTTTTATCAGAGAAGGACGGTAAAATGGTTTCGGCGCTGGAGGTAAAAAAAATCCCGCCTTCCTCTGTGATAAGTGAGCCGGATGATGCCGCATCCAGAACAGACCTGCTGGTTTCCATCGCAAAAAAAAGCAGGGGGAGGAAACTTCTTTTACAGCCCGGCGGGCTGCAGCGGGAGCTGGAGCAGAATGACAGTGTGTTTATGAGAAATCCTAATGTCATTGCAGCGGGTGATGCTAAAAATTACAGGGGTTTTTATTCTTCCGAAGAGATCCGCCGTTTTTTGTCGGATAAATTTTTTCAGGACGGGGCATTTTCGTTTAACGCAACCGCGCTGGAAGCGTTTCTAAGATGCCCGTTCAGATATTTTATGCAGTCGCTCATGAAAATGAGAGATTTGCCGAGGCCGGAACTCTATATTGATGTTATGGATGAAGGGGCCATTATCCATGAAGTGCTGGAAAATTTCTGCAAAGAGAGAAAAGGGAAGGGAGGAGAAAGGCTTTTATTGGATATTGCCGGCGGAATTTTTAATTCATATGAGCAGAACAATCTGACGGGCAGGAAGGAATTGTGGTCGGTGAAGAAAGAAGGGATGACCGAAATCCTCAGGAACTTTCTGAAACTTGAAGAAAAATCCCCGATAGGGCCCGGGAAAACGGAATTTCTCAGGGCTGAATTCCCGTTCAAGAAATTCGTAACCGGTATACGCGGCGAAAAGATAGCGCTGAACGGATATATAGACAGAATAGATATCTCAAAAACAGGCATAGTTTATGTGGTCGACTATAAAACCAGCAGGCAGGTCAGAAGCGAAGAAGATTTTCGCGAAGGGTATCTGGCTCAGGCCGCTCTTTATAAACTGGTCCTTTCAGAAAAAACCGCGCAGAAAAATCTGGGCATAAAAAGCCCGGCTGAAATCAGGGCATGTTATTTCCTTTTGAAAGCCGACCCCTTTGATGAAAAAGCGGAATTCTTTTCGGAAATTGCCGTATCGGGCGACTGGGAGGAAATCCTTTTTGAAAAAATAATGAGATTCAAAAAAGCTGTTATCAACATGGAATTTCCCGCGCGCCCTTTTGACAGGCAGGTTGATTGCAGGAACTGCGAGTTCCCTTATTTTTGCAGGATAGCCGAAGATTGGGGCGCGAAAACATGA
- a CDS encoding UvrD-helicase domain-containing protein, whose amino-acid sequence MKYNWEKQIEDVLNTKTKAAISASAGTGKTTFAMNKVIRLIEEGRNDKEREEIAASICCITFTKKAAGDFKGRAKEILLETAKGSDFRERFEYVRVIDEIQISTIHSFAVKILREFCSYADIDPEPEIIDEDKRKILRKALKQAVVSRIDAGEDTVLNRILAVLPLEKKGFQGGFEDYVFDIVNNFRAADIPGKVKNFVSKSVKNEKDEIKQISLCLAGIADEVFERYEKLKQNRITYDEILIKARNLLRDHKDVRQEIKKRYKLIILDEAQDTDNIQMEFIMWLSERDETLAGNIAEIQLSDKIIVVGDFKQSIYGWRNADPAVFGKIREQIGLKRSLRENRRSQKGILDYINNLSMLIIADFDKTGDLIKAKRKETHDSGNVYRLFNREGFETAEAQRKKEAEYLSVLIKRMAEEGTLNGKEVKVFRDGKEENPLYSDIAILFRRLTKVGIYEKCLQERGIPYFVLGNSGFLSRFEVRDSLNFLNIMSNARDELAYASLLRSFASTADDNRIVCGKLENKILKPEKFLNGGRKNAVQKLDSVLLDVRQKKSTRAPSELLTEFLERVSYFSALAKLADGDIRIANVEKLIEKIRAMESSGYDSLEDITQRFIDDISFESDEGLASVSGEGDNSVRLMTVHRSKGLQFPIVIIPDTSSGRFIGDKVIIRHDGAFAFKMNKYWETSNYEKEKNRTKHERSEEEKRLLYVAVTRARDVLIVSCLNKKPESREKGKNLNTWFDCLKNVSPARDIYIEDGCESPAETAQESPPAVAELDVKQNMEFADADIDVLNPPVEKISVSRYLDKEGYMFSRDIMEQEEDISSDIEDEPRADKKGNIGTAIHYTLEHMDSKKDIIRLLKHKLPEAEVLQIAPEVERFVETDEYREMGSADEIYRELPFVLREGQYEINGRIDCVYRKNNRIVIVDFKWSDYRGERYNRQLEIYKKAFEKHSSDMKVETRILYIKKGGQNGEKSCHRSG is encoded by the coding sequence ATGAAATATAACTGGGAAAAACAGATAGAAGATGTTCTGAACACCAAAACAAAAGCCGCGATTTCCGCCTCCGCGGGAACCGGAAAGACAACTTTTGCGATGAATAAGGTAATACGGTTGATTGAAGAAGGACGGAATGATAAAGAGAGAGAGGAAATAGCGGCTTCCATATGCTGCATAACATTTACGAAAAAAGCTGCGGGAGATTTTAAGGGAAGAGCAAAAGAAATACTTCTGGAAACGGCAAAAGGATCGGATTTTCGCGAAAGGTTTGAGTATGTAAGAGTAATAGACGAGATTCAGATATCAACAATACATTCATTTGCGGTAAAAATATTAAGAGAATTCTGCTCCTATGCGGATATAGACCCGGAACCTGAAATAATAGATGAGGACAAGCGGAAAATTCTGAGAAAAGCGTTAAAACAGGCGGTGGTTTCTAGGATTGATGCCGGCGAAGATACGGTTCTTAACAGGATTCTTGCCGTCCTGCCTCTCGAAAAGAAAGGGTTTCAGGGCGGTTTTGAGGATTATGTTTTTGATATTGTAAATAATTTCAGGGCCGCGGATATTCCCGGAAAGGTGAAAAACTTTGTTTCGAAATCCGTTAAAAACGAGAAAGATGAAATAAAACAGATTTCTTTATGTCTTGCGGGGATTGCGGATGAGGTCTTTGAAAGGTATGAAAAACTTAAACAAAACAGGATTACATATGATGAAATCCTTATCAAAGCCAGGAATTTATTGAGGGATCATAAAGACGTAAGACAGGAGATAAAAAAAAGATATAAATTGATAATACTCGACGAGGCCCAGGATACGGACAATATCCAGATGGAGTTTATCATGTGGCTTTCCGAGAGAGATGAGACCCTTGCCGGAAACATCGCCGAAATCCAGCTGTCCGACAAAATAATCGTCGTAGGTGATTTCAAACAGTCTATTTACGGCTGGAGAAATGCGGATCCCGCGGTATTCGGCAAAATCCGCGAACAAATAGGGCTTAAGAGGTCTTTAAGGGAGAACAGGAGAAGCCAGAAGGGAATACTGGATTATATAAATAATCTTTCGATGCTTATTATAGCCGACTTCGATAAAACCGGAGACCTTATTAAAGCGAAGAGAAAAGAAACGCATGATTCCGGAAATGTTTACAGGCTGTTTAACAGGGAAGGGTTTGAAACTGCCGAAGCGCAGAGAAAAAAGGAAGCGGAATACCTGAGCGTGCTTATTAAGCGGATGGCTGAGGAAGGCACTTTAAACGGGAAGGAAGTGAAAGTATTCAGGGACGGAAAAGAAGAGAACCCCCTTTATTCGGATATCGCGATTTTATTCCGCAGACTGACCAAAGTCGGTATCTATGAAAAATGCCTGCAGGAGCGCGGCATCCCTTATTTTGTTCTGGGTAATTCCGGGTTCCTGTCAAGATTTGAGGTGCGTGACTCACTGAATTTTTTGAATATTATGTCCAATGCGCGGGATGAGCTTGCATATGCGAGCCTTTTGAGGTCCTTCGCATCAACAGCGGATGATAACCGGATAGTCTGCGGGAAACTGGAAAATAAAATACTGAAACCCGAAAAGTTTTTGAATGGAGGGAGAAAAAACGCTGTTCAAAAATTAGACAGCGTTTTGCTGGATGTAAGGCAGAAAAAAAGTACCCGCGCCCCATCCGAGTTATTGACCGAGTTTCTGGAGAGGGTTTCATATTTCAGCGCTCTGGCAAAACTTGCCGACGGCGATATAAGAATTGCCAACGTTGAAAAGCTTATAGAAAAAATACGCGCCATGGAATCCTCGGGTTACGACTCTCTGGAAGACATAACTCAGCGGTTTATCGATGATATAAGTTTTGAGTCGGATGAGGGGCTCGCTTCGGTGTCCGGAGAAGGCGATAATTCGGTAAGGCTGATGACGGTTCACAGGTCCAAAGGGCTGCAGTTCCCCATTGTAATCATTCCCGATACATCGTCTGGAAGATTTATCGGGGATAAGGTGATTATAAGACATGACGGGGCTTTTGCGTTCAAAATGAATAAATACTGGGAAACTTCCAATTATGAAAAAGAAAAAAACAGGACAAAACATGAAAGAAGCGAAGAAGAAAAAAGGCTGTTGTATGTCGCCGTTACGCGGGCCAGAGATGTTTTAATTGTTTCCTGCCTGAATAAAAAGCCGGAGTCCAGAGAAAAAGGGAAAAATCTTAACACATGGTTTGATTGCCTTAAGAATGTTTCTCCGGCGCGGGATATTTATATCGAAGACGGATGTGAAAGTCCGGCAGAAACAGCTCAGGAATCCCCCCCTGCCGTTGCAGAACTGGATGTTAAGCAAAACATGGAATTTGCCGATGCCGATATAGATGTGTTGAACCCGCCTGTTGAAAAAATAAGCGTCTCGCGGTATCTTGATAAGGAAGGATATATGTTTTCCAGGGATATCATGGAACAGGAAGAGGATATATCTTCGGATATTGAAGACGAGCCCCGCGCGGATAAAAAGGGAAATATCGGAACAGCTATTCATTACACTCTGGAACACATGGATTCAAAAAAGGATATCATCAGACTGCTTAAGCATAAATTACCTGAGGCGGAGGTCCTTCAAATTGCCCCGGAGGTTGAAAGATTTGTCGAAACAGACGAGTACAGGGAAATGGGATCTGCCGATGAGATATACAGGGAATTGCCGTTTGTCCTCAGGGAAGGGCAATATGAAATCAACGGGAGGATCGATTGTGTTTACAGGAAAAACAACAGGATAGTAATAGTTGATTTTAAATGGTCCGACTACAGAGGAGAAAGATACAACAGACAGCTTGAAATATATAAAAAAGCGTTTGAAAAACATTCAAGCGATATGAAGGTAGAGACACGCATTCTTTATATAAAGAAAGGAGGACAGAATGGAGAAAAGAGCTGTCATCGTTCTGGCTGA
- a CDS encoding DJ-1/PfpI family protein, with the protein MEKRAVIVLADGFEEIEAVAPIDILRRAGIRVDVTGLDKKTVPGARGIKIETDLLFEEISDADALILPGGMPGSANLAGSDKLLNSVKNLNGKGRLIAAICASPAYVLVPAGILPGRKVTGFPGTKSRFSGIAEFIDRPVIRDVNIITSRGAGTALEFSCAIVEYLAGAKKADDIRRAILIK; encoded by the coding sequence ATGGAGAAAAGAGCTGTCATCGTTCTGGCTGATGGTTTTGAAGAAATAGAAGCTGTTGCCCCAATCGACATTTTAAGAAGAGCGGGCATTAGAGTGGATGTTACCGGACTCGATAAAAAAACTGTTCCCGGCGCGAGGGGCATAAAAATAGAAACAGACCTTTTATTTGAGGAGATTTCCGACGCGGACGCTTTGATACTGCCGGGGGGGATGCCCGGATCCGCAAATCTGGCGGGTTCGGACAAATTATTAAACTCAGTCAAGAATTTAAACGGCAAAGGCAGGTTGATTGCCGCGATCTGTGCTTCCCCTGCCTACGTGCTTGTTCCCGCCGGTATTCTTCCGGGCAGAAAAGTGACAGGTTTTCCAGGAACAAAATCCAGATTCAGCGGAATTGCTGAATTCATAGACAGGCCCGTTATAAGGGACGTCAATATTATTACAAGCAGAGGAGCCGGCACGGCATTGGAATTTTCCTGCGCTATTGTGGAATATCTGGCGGGAGCAAAAAAAGCGGATGATATACGCAGGGCAATACTGATAAAATAG
- a CDS encoding HEAT repeat domain-containing protein: MKKNIFLVCIFFFVLCGPGTFSLADKVDNLINDLNSSSGSARWKAVMFLGQEKDRRAVEPLIKVIATDQNYGVRMEAIKSLGKIGDKRAVEILKPLLKSEDDSVSRAAAEALASIQSAAGDSD; encoded by the coding sequence TTGAAAAAGAATATTTTTTTAGTGTGCATTTTTTTCTTTGTTCTATGCGGCCCGGGAACTTTTTCACTGGCTGATAAAGTCGATAATCTTATAAATGATTTGAATAGCAGCTCGGGCAGTGCCAGGTGGAAAGCCGTGATGTTCCTGGGACAGGAAAAAGACAGAAGGGCGGTTGAACCTTTAATAAAGGTGATAGCGACCGATCAGAATTATGGCGTCAGGATGGAAGCCATAAAAAGCCTGGGGAAAATAGGGGATAAAAGAGCTGTCGAAATCCTGAAACCTCTTCTTAAAAGCGAAGATGACAGCGTAAGCAGGGCCGCAGCCGAAGCATTGGCCAGTATCCAATCAGCCGCGGGCGATTCTGATTGA
- a CDS encoding PEP-CTERM sorting domain-containing protein has product MKQLLAVFFLTVVISFFPAIAHANLLSNAGFENAEQGAWWGPWGNSQHAGTYGDTGTGIGGSKSVKFTANAAAGTGDDYFMYDNTLVAVTAGQTYYGTIFAKTNALINEEVTIKIDWFNTGSWVGTAGASTPLSGTNDWTALNISGAAPGNATHASLAFFINQTVEGGTGTAYFDNAYLDATPVPEPGTIVLLAGGLLGLIVFSRKK; this is encoded by the coding sequence ATGAAACAGTTGTTAGCAGTGTTTTTTTTAACAGTAGTTATCAGCTTTTTCCCGGCAATCGCGCATGCAAATCTTTTGTCGAATGCCGGATTTGAGAACGCTGAACAGGGCGCATGGTGGGGTCCCTGGGGAAATAGCCAGCATGCAGGGACTTATGGAGATACAGGTACCGGAATAGGAGGTTCAAAATCCGTTAAGTTCACCGCTAATGCCGCTGCAGGAACCGGCGATGATTATTTTATGTATGATAATACGCTTGTTGCTGTTACGGCGGGACAGACATATTACGGGACGATATTTGCTAAAACCAATGCGCTTATCAATGAAGAAGTGACGATAAAAATAGACTGGTTCAATACAGGAAGCTGGGTTGGAACAGCAGGAGCATCAACTCCTCTGAGCGGGACAAATGACTGGACAGCGCTCAATATAAGCGGAGCGGCGCCCGGTAATGCGACTCATGCTTCTCTTGCATTTTTTATCAACCAGACCGTTGAAGGCGGCACGGGAACAGCATATTTCGATAATGCTTACCTTGACGCGACTCCGGTGCCTGAACCGGGAACAATAGTTTTACTCGCGGGAGGTTTACTCGGACTTATTGTTTTTTCGAGAAAAAAATGA